One uncultured Fibrobacter sp. DNA window includes the following coding sequences:
- the thiC gene encoding phosphomethylpyrimidine synthase ThiC — MNSRKVYVPGKMYPDIRVGMREILTEDPETPVVTVYDTSGPYSDVDAKLDVTKGIERFREPWIMERGDAEQLDDMTSAYGRARRANHELDHLRFNAEHHPLRAKAGHHLTQLDYARKGIVTKEMEYVAIRENQRLDELQAQGKIKIEGSPITPEFVRDEIAAGRAILPGNINHPECEPMIIGNRFLTKINSNIGNSAITSSIEEEVEKMAWSVRWGADTVMDLSTGKHIHETREWIIRNSPVPIGTVPIYQALEKVNGKAEELTWELYRDTLIEQAEQGVDYFTIHAGLLLEHIPLTAKRTTGIVSRGGSILALWQMRHHQQNFLYTHFREICEILAAYDVAVSLGDGLRPGSLADANDAAQFGELDTLGELTKIAWEYGVQVIIEGPGHVPMHKIQDNMARQLEKCHGAPFYTLGPLTTDIAPGYDHITSAIGAAQIGWYGTAMLCYVTPKEHLGLPNRDDVREGVVTYKLAAHAADLAKGHFAAQFRDDALSRARFDFRWNDQFALSLDPEKAMEFHDKTLPGSQAKSSHFCSMCGPNFCSMRISRAIRNFIATGEVGDV, encoded by the coding sequence ATGAACTCCCGCAAGGTGTATGTTCCGGGAAAAATGTACCCGGACATCCGCGTGGGAATGCGCGAAATTTTGACTGAAGACCCCGAAACGCCTGTCGTGACGGTGTACGATACAAGTGGCCCTTACAGCGATGTCGATGCCAAGCTCGACGTGACGAAAGGGATTGAACGCTTCCGCGAACCCTGGATTATGGAACGCGGTGACGCCGAACAGCTCGACGACATGACGTCTGCTTATGGCCGCGCACGCCGTGCAAACCACGAACTCGACCACCTGCGCTTTAATGCGGAACACCACCCACTTCGCGCGAAGGCGGGCCACCACCTGACGCAGCTTGACTATGCCCGCAAGGGAATCGTCACCAAGGAAATGGAATACGTAGCAATACGTGAAAACCAGCGGCTCGACGAGTTACAGGCCCAGGGCAAGATCAAGATTGAAGGCTCCCCCATTACGCCGGAATTCGTGCGCGACGAAATCGCCGCGGGCCGTGCGATTCTGCCGGGAAACATCAACCACCCGGAATGCGAACCGATGATTATCGGAAACCGCTTCCTCACGAAAATCAACAGCAACATCGGCAATTCGGCCATTACCTCTTCGATTGAAGAAGAAGTCGAAAAGATGGCTTGGTCCGTGCGCTGGGGTGCCGACACCGTGATGGACCTTTCCACCGGAAAGCATATCCACGAGACGCGTGAATGGATTATCCGCAACAGTCCCGTACCTATAGGAACAGTGCCTATTTACCAGGCGCTCGAGAAGGTGAACGGCAAGGCCGAAGAACTCACGTGGGAACTGTACCGCGACACGCTCATTGAGCAGGCGGAACAGGGCGTGGACTACTTCACGATTCACGCAGGCCTGTTGCTGGAACACATCCCGCTCACTGCCAAGCGTACCACGGGCATCGTAAGCCGCGGCGGTTCCATCCTTGCCCTCTGGCAGATGCGACACCACCAGCAGAACTTCCTGTACACGCACTTCCGCGAAATCTGCGAGATTCTCGCCGCCTACGATGTGGCAGTCTCGCTCGGCGACGGGCTTCGCCCGGGGTCGTTGGCCGACGCCAACGATGCGGCCCAGTTCGGAGAACTGGACACGCTCGGCGAGCTCACGAAGATTGCCTGGGAATACGGCGTGCAGGTGATTATCGAAGGCCCGGGCCACGTGCCCATGCACAAGATTCAGGACAACATGGCGCGCCAGCTCGAAAAATGCCACGGCGCCCCGTTCTACACGCTTGGCCCTCTCACCACCGACATCGCTCCCGGCTACGACCACATTACGTCGGCCATCGGCGCGGCACAAATCGGCTGGTACGGCACGGCCATGCTCTGCTACGTGACACCCAAAGAACACCTGGGGCTCCCCAACCGCGACGACGTGCGCGAAGGCGTGGTCACCTACAAGCTCGCCGCCCACGCGGCCGACCTTGCAAAGGGCCATTTCGCGGCGCAGTTCCGCGACGACGCCCTTTCGCGCGCCCGCTTCGACTTCCGCTGGAACGACCAGTTCGCGCTATCCCTCGACCCCGAAAAGGCCATGGAATTCCACGACAAGACGCTCCCCGGCAGCCAGGCCAAGTCGAGCCATTTCTGCAGCATGTGCGGTCCCAATTTCTGTAGTATGCGTATTTCACGCGCCATCAGGAATTTCATCGCCACTGGCGAGGTGGGTGACGTCTAA
- the murJ gene encoding murein biosynthesis integral membrane protein MurJ, whose product MNKAAIIVAVSMLLSRVLGIFREMLLAHAAGVSLEKNALDLAFMIPDILNHVVSTGFLSIIFIPIFTGYKVAGDEKGGWKFFSNVLNTFGIALLILVVPAFIWMKELLQLLTVDGATPELIERAAYYGRIILPGQVFIFVGSILVAVQHTRKQFLIPSLTGLIYNVAIVGGGAAGLALGKYTGTDFGLEGFAWGVPVGAFIGFFALQIFGARRGGVHYEFIVQPKHPDIARYFKMMLPMSLGVGSMFGLEFIIRSFGANFGTGGISSLNYAYRVMYTLVAVFGFSVSVTSYPDMARLVKEGDFPQLNRKIWKSLSRMFCILIPAVVAVWALSFPAVRILFERGAFQRETTEAISEILRWYLPVSLGLCLQAVLVRSFYACERMWVPTLLNTGIFAATIPAYILLGAPEVGLGIKSVPIIGATGAILQVLSMIFMWARKNGTDGMKEALLNMFRALVAFGIMIAAAIGLDHVSGEFVRNTSLVVLIIYACAAGIALFTLTLIIQRYLGSKDAKDILNELLGKVLRKLHLAK is encoded by the coding sequence ATGAACAAAGCCGCCATTATCGTTGCCGTATCCATGCTCCTGAGCCGCGTACTCGGGATTTTCCGCGAAATGTTGCTCGCCCATGCAGCGGGCGTGTCGCTCGAAAAGAACGCTCTCGACCTTGCGTTCATGATTCCCGACATCTTGAACCATGTTGTCAGTACCGGATTCCTCTCGATTATCTTCATCCCGATTTTCACGGGCTACAAGGTGGCTGGCGACGAGAAGGGCGGATGGAAGTTCTTCAGCAACGTACTGAACACCTTCGGCATCGCGCTTTTGATTCTGGTGGTGCCCGCGTTCATCTGGATGAAGGAACTTTTGCAGCTGTTGACGGTTGATGGAGCCACGCCGGAACTTATCGAGCGCGCCGCATATTACGGCCGCATCATCTTGCCCGGCCAGGTATTCATCTTTGTGGGGAGCATCCTTGTGGCCGTGCAGCACACCCGCAAACAGTTCCTGATTCCCTCGCTCACTGGCCTTATCTACAACGTGGCAATTGTCGGCGGTGGCGCGGCCGGGCTCGCGCTCGGTAAGTACACCGGCACGGACTTCGGCCTCGAAGGCTTCGCCTGGGGCGTGCCGGTGGGCGCCTTCATCGGGTTCTTCGCCCTCCAGATTTTCGGCGCCCGGCGTGGCGGCGTGCACTACGAATTCATTGTCCAGCCCAAGCATCCCGATATCGCGCGCTACTTCAAGATGATGCTCCCGATGTCGTTGGGTGTGGGTTCCATGTTCGGGCTGGAATTCATCATCCGTAGTTTTGGCGCGAACTTCGGCACTGGCGGTATTTCGAGCCTCAACTACGCCTACCGCGTGATGTACACGCTTGTCGCAGTCTTCGGGTTCTCAGTCAGCGTCACGAGCTACCCCGATATGGCCCGCCTTGTCAAAGAAGGCGACTTCCCGCAGCTCAACCGCAAAATCTGGAAGAGCCTCTCGCGCATGTTCTGCATCTTGATTCCGGCTGTCGTCGCCGTATGGGCGCTCAGTTTCCCTGCCGTGCGCATCCTCTTTGAACGCGGTGCCTTCCAGCGCGAAACCACCGAAGCCATTTCCGAAATCCTCCGCTGGTACTTGCCTGTAAGCCTCGGGCTCTGCCTGCAAGCCGTACTCGTGCGCAGTTTCTACGCTTGCGAGCGCATGTGGGTGCCCACGCTCCTCAACACCGGCATTTTCGCCGCGACCATCCCCGCATACATTTTGCTCGGCGCTCCCGAAGTGGGGCTCGGTATCAAGAGCGTACCCATTATCGGTGCAACAGGCGCCATCCTCCAAGTGCTCTCGATGATATTCATGTGGGCAAGGAAGAACGGCACCGATGGCATGAAGGAAGCTCTCCTGAACATGTTCCGCGCACTTGTCGCCTTCGGCATCATGATTGCAGCCGCCATCGGGCTCGACCATGTATCGGGAGAATTCGTGCGCAATACAAGCCTTGTCGTTCTCATCATCTACGCCTGTGCCGCGGGCATTGCGCTGTTCACGCTCACGCTGATTATCCAGCGTTATTTAGGCAGCAAGGACGCAAAAGATATATTGAACGAACTGCTCGGAAAAGTGCTGCGCAAACTGCACCTCGCAAAATAA
- a CDS encoding metallophosphoesterase, translating into MPIFLFLLLSGLVLIYINVSAVAPGRKGKLVALGVLVAIFAGMSLRGTLAGSIVVSFFSVWLCQALLFYIPWGIFRLVRRSVIRRPMRANTVLVASRVLLAATVAVTLSLIAYGVPHNARYVLHETTVELPATVAGDSAAPANFTAVFFSDVHVDPLFDRAKLERMIADVDSIKPDYLLFGGDLADVPTGTLDEWGYDSLFKKLTAGAKVAAVAINGNHEGMQEHPGSDPGAWMRKVGFVFLDDATECIGPVCFTGRTDFQVARRRDMERRPLAELSPTDSSRPWILLDHQPKGIEDGYSGRLPDFAFSGHTHNGQFFPGNFVIHLMWRLVYGEGVLDGVPWLVSAGVDCWGPPVRVGTDADMWVVHFIVK; encoded by the coding sequence ATGCCGATTTTCCTTTTTCTGTTGTTGTCGGGCCTTGTCCTGATTTATATCAATGTGAGTGCCGTTGCGCCTGGACGCAAGGGCAAGCTTGTGGCGCTTGGTGTGCTTGTCGCGATTTTTGCGGGGATGTCGCTTCGCGGGACGCTGGCGGGGAGCATCGTAGTTTCGTTCTTTTCGGTGTGGCTGTGCCAAGCGCTCCTGTTCTATATTCCTTGGGGTATTTTCCGCCTAGTCCGGCGGAGCGTCATCCGTCGCCCGATGCGCGCAAATACGGTGTTGGTGGCAAGTCGTGTGCTGCTCGCGGCGACGGTCGCGGTGACGCTCTCGTTGATTGCGTACGGTGTGCCGCATAATGCACGTTACGTGTTGCACGAGACAACGGTGGAGTTGCCCGCGACGGTCGCCGGGGATTCGGCTGCTCCCGCGAATTTTACGGCGGTGTTCTTCAGCGATGTCCATGTGGACCCGTTATTCGACCGCGCGAAACTCGAACGCATGATTGCCGACGTGGATTCCATAAAGCCCGATTATTTGCTGTTTGGCGGCGACCTGGCCGACGTGCCTACAGGAACGCTCGACGAGTGGGGTTACGACAGCTTATTCAAGAAGCTCACGGCGGGGGCGAAGGTGGCCGCCGTTGCCATAAACGGGAACCACGAAGGAATGCAGGAACACCCCGGTTCGGATCCTGGCGCCTGGATGCGCAAGGTCGGATTCGTTTTCCTTGATGACGCGACGGAATGTATCGGCCCCGTATGTTTTACCGGCCGCACCGACTTCCAGGTGGCCCGCCGCCGCGACATGGAACGCCGCCCGCTTGCAGAACTTTCGCCTACAGATTCTAGCCGCCCGTGGATTCTGCTCGACCATCAGCCCAAGGGAATCGAGGACGGTTATTCGGGGCGCTTGCCCGACTTTGCATTCTCTGGCCATACGCATAACGGCCAGTTCTTCCCAGGGAACTTCGTTATCCATCTTATGTGGCGCCTTGTTTACGGAGAAGGTGTACTCGACGGAGTGCCCTGGCTCGTGAGCGCCGGTGTCGATTGCTGGGGCCCACCCGTACGCGTCGGCACAGATGCCGACATGTGGGTCGTGCATTTTATAGTGAAGTAG
- a CDS encoding glycosyl hydrolase family 5, which yields MKRKLFKSIVAAGAVAMICACGDDATSNKATDPMGNDPGAGVIDNPNSSSGMIGSSDAGNLNNPNNSSSSFGSNNQNPDNPASSAGGINQNPNNPTSSSAALGSSGSVVPGSSTNVVPGSSSSSVNTEPELDASGFPTLESYGPPPAEYTKDISATAKRGWNTRYWDACKPHCSWLRESANDITRADTSSNEAYLADFATARNCNIHDVEVPTFTLGDVTKSWFGYNGTRSACGDEKEKGVFTCTDMAPIAVNDTLSYAYVAGTADSKCGKCYHLQYDGHFKDEFENNPPKATHKALKGKHLVVMASNIGNDVAGGDAKLPAGQFDLMVPGGGVGAFDALSTQVNKGAGFNWGAGFGGFLTECQKNTNCGTEGSLECYQTCVKDMCDAAFADGGLPNLLRGCHWFADWYMAADNPTYYIEEVECPQYLIDHYMTRFNTTLENNYKKVTDWSTFKEGDVLDTLHCWKAGEAPPENGWTNPSAGCEN from the coding sequence ATGAAACGTAAATTGTTCAAGTCGATAGTTGCGGCCGGTGCGGTCGCCATGATTTGCGCTTGCGGCGACGATGCAACTTCGAACAAAGCCACTGATCCGATGGGCAATGACCCGGGTGCAGGCGTCATTGATAACCCGAATTCTTCGTCCGGAATGATTGGCTCCAGCGATGCGGGCAATCTGAATAACCCGAACAATTCGAGTTCTAGCTTTGGCAGCAACAACCAGAATCCGGATAATCCGGCCTCTAGTGCCGGTGGCATCAATCAAAATCCGAACAACCCGACATCCAGCAGCGCAGCTCTTGGCTCCAGCGGCTCTGTCGTTCCGGGTTCCAGTACCAATGTGGTTCCTGGAAGCTCCAGCAGTTCCGTGAATACGGAACCGGAACTCGACGCGAGCGGATTCCCGACTCTTGAATCTTATGGCCCGCCTCCGGCCGAATACACCAAGGACATCAGCGCTACGGCAAAACGCGGCTGGAATACCCGCTACTGGGACGCCTGCAAGCCGCACTGCTCCTGGCTTAGGGAAAGCGCTAACGATATAACCCGTGCGGACACGTCTTCCAACGAGGCGTACCTTGCCGACTTTGCCACTGCGCGTAACTGCAACATTCACGATGTTGAAGTCCCCACCTTTACCCTGGGGGATGTGACGAAGTCCTGGTTCGGTTACAACGGGACCAGAAGCGCTTGCGGCGACGAAAAGGAAAAGGGCGTGTTCACCTGCACCGACATGGCGCCTATTGCCGTGAACGACACCCTTTCTTATGCATACGTTGCGGGAACTGCCGATAGCAAGTGCGGCAAGTGCTATCACTTGCAGTACGACGGTCACTTTAAGGATGAGTTCGAGAATAACCCGCCCAAGGCGACCCATAAGGCGCTCAAGGGAAAACACCTGGTGGTGATGGCCTCCAATATCGGTAACGATGTGGCGGGTGGTGACGCCAAGTTGCCTGCGGGCCAGTTTGACTTGATGGTCCCGGGCGGTGGCGTGGGCGCCTTTGACGCTCTCTCTACCCAGGTGAACAAGGGTGCCGGCTTTAACTGGGGCGCGGGCTTTGGCGGGTTCCTTACGGAATGCCAGAAAAACACGAACTGCGGCACCGAGGGCTCCTTGGAATGTTACCAGACGTGCGTGAAGGACATGTGCGACGCGGCTTTCGCTGACGGTGGCCTCCCGAATCTTTTGCGCGGTTGCCACTGGTTTGCCGACTGGTACATGGCTGCGGACAATCCGACCTACTACATCGAGGAAGTGGAATGCCCGCAGTACTTGATTGACCATTACATGACCCGATTCAACACTACTCTGGAAAACAACTACAAGAAGGTGACGGACTGGTCCACATTCAAGGAAGGCGACGTGCTCGATACGCTCCATTGCTGGAAGGCGGGCGAGGCTCCCCCGGAAAACGGCTGGACGAATCCGAGTGCCGGTTGCGAGAACTAA
- a CDS encoding glycosyl hydrolase family 5: protein MRMFCFRMTAAVATLALVSACTDESESSPNGGQQGNTSDFICQGAVIPVSSRVFIKDEVKLFIGSTDNIVRTADGQNFGIYTEVDGTITLGDGSVYETGVQTTLLPVCEANAVYDPLSGELVVESSSSADPANTSQPTSGSNPVNGSSGVVGASSSSNNPANSSGNPTNSSSSGNPQGPSNPTASSSSGIPAESSSSDVPRDANGFPTLESYGPPPEAYTKDILSNGKTGWSSRYWDACKPHCSWLSSVDTTSEAAYEAGGTVARNCNIHDVEVPAFTLGHSVQEYWMGYEGTNSACVNNNAGGTYTCTDMAPIQVTDNLSYGYVAAPGAQFGGGCGKCFHLQFNGGNHANDVKETHLALKGKHMVVMASNIGYDVEAGQYDMLVPGGGVGAFNALSTQIGVPASGLGANGGGFMTECQQSLGWDNTVEAYQECVLKKCDEVFKDWPNLLRGCRWYAEWYMTADNPTYNWEEVECPQYLVDHYLTTFNTTLENRWRWHDDWSDYKKGDVLDTVYCWKDGENPKDPNGKGAGCAP from the coding sequence ATGAGGATGTTTTGTTTCAGGATGACGGCTGCCGTGGCCACGTTAGCGCTGGTCTCGGCATGTACCGATGAATCCGAATCTTCGCCGAACGGTGGTCAGCAGGGCAACACGAGCGATTTTATTTGCCAAGGTGCCGTGATTCCTGTCTCGTCCCGTGTGTTCATCAAGGATGAGGTGAAGCTTTTCATCGGCAGTACGGACAATATTGTCAGGACTGCGGACGGACAAAATTTCGGCATATATACTGAAGTCGACGGTACAATCACGTTGGGTGATGGCTCCGTTTACGAAACTGGCGTGCAGACGACCTTGCTCCCGGTTTGTGAGGCGAATGCCGTGTACGACCCGCTTTCGGGTGAACTGGTCGTGGAAAGCTCCTCTTCTGCTGATCCGGCCAATACTTCGCAGCCGACTTCCGGTTCCAATCCCGTGAATGGAAGTTCGGGCGTTGTCGGTGCATCTAGTTCCAGCAACAATCCGGCCAATTCTAGCGGCAATCCTACAAATTCCAGCTCTTCGGGCAATCCGCAGGGCCCTTCGAATCCGACTGCTTCGAGTTCGAGCGGCATTCCTGCGGAATCCTCCTCTAGCGATGTTCCCCGTGATGCGAACGGGTTCCCGACTCTTGAATCTTATGGCCCGCCTCCCGAGGCTTATACAAAGGACATTTTGAGCAACGGAAAGACTGGATGGAGCAGCCGCTATTGGGATGCTTGCAAGCCGCACTGTTCTTGGCTCAGCAGCGTCGATACTACGAGCGAGGCCGCGTACGAGGCGGGTGGGACGGTCGCCCGTAACTGCAATATTCACGATGTGGAAGTTCCTGCATTTACGCTTGGCCATTCTGTTCAGGAATACTGGATGGGGTACGAGGGCACGAATAGTGCTTGTGTTAACAATAACGCTGGTGGCACTTACACTTGTACCGACATGGCTCCGATTCAGGTGACAGATAATCTTTCTTATGGTTATGTCGCTGCTCCGGGTGCGCAGTTTGGCGGTGGTTGCGGCAAGTGCTTCCACTTGCAGTTCAATGGTGGCAACCATGCGAACGACGTGAAGGAAACGCATTTGGCGCTCAAGGGCAAGCACATGGTCGTGATGGCCTCCAACATCGGTTACGATGTGGAAGCGGGCCAGTACGACATGCTCGTGCCGGGCGGTGGTGTGGGCGCATTCAACGCGCTCTCTACGCAGATTGGCGTGCCCGCAAGTGGTCTCGGTGCAAACGGTGGCGGATTCATGACCGAATGCCAGCAGAGCCTCGGTTGGGACAATACTGTGGAAGCCTACCAGGAATGTGTGCTCAAGAAGTGCGACGAAGTGTTCAAGGACTGGCCGAACCTGTTGCGCGGCTGCCGCTGGTATGCCGAGTGGTACATGACCGCCGACAACCCGACATACAACTGGGAAGAGGTGGAATGCCCGCAGTACTTGGTCGACCACTACTTGACGACCTTCAATACGACTTTGGAAAACCGTTGGCGTTGGCATGACGACTGGTCTGATTACAAGAAGGGCGACGTGCTCGATACGGTCTATTGCTGGAAGGACGGCGAAAATCCGAAAGACCCCAACGGCAAGGGTGCTGGCTGCGCTCCGTAA
- the purM gene encoding phosphoribosylformylglycinamidine cyclo-ligase — protein sequence MNYADAGVSLARADEAMVGVKKSVRTTFNQGVLGDVGNFGGLFTLNHLGMKDPVLVSSVDGVGTKLKVDIEMGTHELPGQDIVNHCCDDILVQGARPLFFLDYVATGRLEPGVMDKLVAGMAKACRENDLVLIGGETAEMPGFYGPGDYDISGTIVGVVERENIIDGKSIKPGTIILGLPSTGLHTNGYSLARKVLFDVAGYKVDTLVDGMDKTIGEALAMPHRSYYPSLIDLCNKKIIQGLAHITGSGYQGNIPRILPDNVDVIIDRTTWDPPMIFKLIQQAGSVEKDEMYNTFNMGMGMLVFIDPADKAEVVAHLEAKGEKWVQVGEVVAGSKQVKFRD from the coding sequence ATGAACTACGCAGACGCAGGAGTTTCTCTGGCCAGGGCCGACGAGGCGATGGTCGGTGTCAAGAAATCCGTACGTACTACATTCAACCAAGGCGTCCTCGGTGACGTCGGCAACTTCGGCGGCCTCTTCACGCTGAACCACCTGGGCATGAAGGACCCGGTGCTGGTCAGCTCTGTCGACGGCGTGGGCACGAAGCTCAAAGTCGATATCGAGATGGGCACGCACGAACTGCCGGGCCAGGATATCGTGAACCACTGCTGCGACGACATCCTCGTGCAGGGTGCTCGCCCGCTGTTCTTCCTCGACTACGTGGCCACGGGCCGCCTGGAACCGGGTGTTATGGACAAACTTGTTGCCGGTATGGCCAAGGCCTGCCGCGAAAACGACCTTGTCCTGATCGGTGGCGAAACGGCCGAAATGCCGGGCTTCTACGGTCCGGGTGACTACGACATTTCCGGCACTATCGTCGGTGTCGTGGAACGCGAAAACATCATTGACGGGAAGTCGATCAAGCCGGGTACCATCATCCTCGGTCTGCCTTCTACAGGTCTCCATACAAACGGTTACTCGCTTGCCCGCAAGGTGCTGTTCGACGTGGCCGGTTACAAGGTGGACACGCTGGTGGACGGCATGGACAAGACGATTGGCGAAGCGCTCGCGATGCCGCACCGTAGCTACTATCCGAGCCTCATCGATCTCTGCAACAAGAAGATTATCCAGGGCCTTGCCCACATCACGGGTTCGGGCTACCAGGGCAACATCCCGCGTATCCTTCCGGACAACGTTGACGTGATTATCGACCGCACCACGTGGGACCCGCCGATGATCTTCAAGCTCATCCAGCAGGCCGGCTCCGTGGAGAAGGACGAGATGTACAACACCTTCAACATGGGCATGGGCATGCTCGTCTTCATCGACCCGGCCGACAAGGCCGAAGTGGTCGCTCACCTCGAAGCCAAGGGCGAAAAGTGGGTGCAGGTCGGCGAAGTCGTCGCTGGTTCCAAGCAGGTGAAGTTTAGGGACTAG
- a CDS encoding cyclic nucleotide-binding domain-containing protein, with protein sequence MKPHTGIGDWIAATYEQGLPFLQQVPRECADYLLLNAQIREYDAGEVIINGNSVGESFCVLQSGRAQVCGQILPDGHYSVIAYIETGACFGEMSIICNEPTSNTVIAAEDGCTVLHVSREEFVKFLDKNPNIMVYLYKVVADRLRAKNLAFDEFERLSLLASAKVLPFIDFAQTLEKSRVTGTVMFECNGESGFIAFRDGRICCAKCGKQTGPDALEKLLSWGDETYFKLDTHLMPTTVNINQMSDTTSLILDALRNIDEKQGAQY encoded by the coding sequence ATGAAACCACATACAGGTATTGGCGATTGGATAGCCGCAACTTATGAACAGGGCCTCCCCTTTTTACAGCAGGTTCCCCGCGAGTGTGCAGACTATTTGCTCTTGAATGCGCAAATTCGCGAGTATGATGCCGGAGAGGTGATTATCAACGGGAATTCCGTTGGCGAATCGTTCTGCGTGTTGCAGAGCGGTCGTGCTCAGGTGTGTGGGCAGATTTTGCCGGACGGCCACTACAGCGTGATTGCCTACATCGAGACAGGCGCCTGCTTTGGTGAAATGTCCATTATTTGCAACGAGCCCACGAGCAATACGGTGATAGCGGCCGAAGACGGTTGCACTGTGCTCCATGTATCCCGCGAAGAGTTCGTGAAGTTCCTCGACAAGAACCCGAACATCATGGTCTACTTGTACAAGGTGGTCGCGGACCGCCTCCGTGCGAAGAACCTCGCTTTTGATGAGTTCGAACGCCTGTCGCTGCTTGCTTCTGCGAAGGTGCTGCCGTTTATCGACTTCGCGCAGACGCTCGAGAAGAGCCGCGTGACCGGCACCGTGATGTTCGAGTGCAACGGCGAGAGCGGATTTATCGCATTCCGGGACGGGCGCATCTGCTGTGCCAAGTGCGGCAAGCAGACAGGGCCGGATGCCCTTGAGAAGCTTTTGTCGTGGGGCGACGAGACCTATTTCAAATTAGATACGCACCTGATGCCGACGACGGTAAACATCAACCAGATGTCCGATACGACGAGCCTCATTCTGGATGCATTGAGAAATATTGATGAAAAACAAGGTGCCCAATACTAG
- a CDS encoding ABC transporter substrate-binding protein has translation MLKINHLRRSNSSVLGVRLGRGALFCSIIAALCACGDGGDSRGKTAGGTVPECANQVVFDEMQYSAMLRMGRSCGQGIAEIRSVIGRDTLVQSFALVDDSALARQGLDLGQVSRGAAWKGAAVLHVPLRRAVILSSAQIGYMLRLGVAGRIVGVGDGKYIVDSALYAKTAAGEVATVGNGHELVLEKVLDQKPELVMTFATGGGYDDYERLQALGIPMMLTSEWQEDSPLAKFEWIKLFGALFCGHSADLACTVNPDTIFEQNNKDYHLSVVNHQVTDSSLESSTSNLKATAGSDLTAHGSKCPRVLVGMSYGGVWYAPGGHSYTAQLIRDAGGCYLWESDTTREMRLSLEEVFAIADSADIWINPGAFSSPDEILAAEPRVKNIRAFRDGRVYQNDGIKGPGGGNDFYESAVAHPVELLANVIGNMYPDSVSSKTADLGNPPYGWYRNIFKF, from the coding sequence ATGTTAAAAATCAACCATTTACGAAGGTCTAATAGCTCGGTCCTAGGGGTGCGGTTGGGCCGTGGAGCCCTCTTCTGTTCCATTATTGCCGCATTGTGCGCCTGTGGCGACGGTGGCGATTCTCGCGGAAAAACGGCGGGTGGAACTGTGCCCGAATGCGCTAATCAGGTCGTTTTTGACGAGATGCAGTATAGCGCGATGCTCCGGATGGGCAGGTCGTGCGGCCAGGGAATAGCCGAAATCCGTTCTGTTATTGGGCGGGACACCCTGGTACAGAGCTTCGCGCTGGTGGACGATTCGGCCTTGGCCCGGCAAGGGCTCGATCTTGGGCAGGTGAGCCGTGGCGCAGCATGGAAGGGTGCCGCGGTGTTGCACGTGCCGCTCCGCCGTGCGGTAATCCTCTCGTCGGCGCAGATAGGTTATATGCTGCGTCTCGGCGTGGCCGGGCGGATCGTGGGAGTCGGCGACGGGAAATATATCGTGGACAGCGCTTTGTATGCAAAGACGGCTGCGGGCGAGGTGGCGACTGTCGGCAACGGGCACGAACTTGTACTCGAGAAGGTGCTGGACCAGAAGCCCGAGCTCGTGATGACGTTTGCTACGGGCGGCGGTTACGACGACTACGAGCGCTTGCAGGCGCTGGGCATCCCCATGATGCTCACCTCGGAATGGCAGGAGGACAGCCCCCTTGCAAAATTTGAATGGATTAAGTTGTTCGGGGCATTGTTCTGTGGGCATTCGGCAGACTTGGCATGCACTGTCAATCCCGATACAATTTTTGAACAAAATAATAAAGACTATCACTTATCTGTTGTGAACCATCAGGTTACTGATTCCAGTCTTGAATCATCTACCTCAAACCTCAAAGCGACCGCAGGGAGCGACCTCACCGCTCATGGCTCAAAATGTCCCCGCGTACTTGTAGGCATGTCCTATGGCGGCGTATGGTACGCCCCGGGCGGGCATAGCTACACGGCGCAGCTGATACGGGATGCGGGCGGCTGCTACCTGTGGGAATCCGATACGACCCGCGAGATGAGGCTTTCGCTCGAGGAAGTCTTTGCCATAGCGGACAGCGCCGACATCTGGATCAATCCCGGAGCATTCTCGAGCCCCGACGAAATCCTCGCCGCCGAGCCGCGGGTAAAGAATATCAGGGCGTTCCGCGACGGTCGCGTTTACCAGAACGACGGCATCAAGGGCCCCGGCGGCGGCAACGACTTTTACGAAAGTGCCGTGGCGCATCCGGTCGAGTTGCTTGCGAATGTGATTGGGAACATGTATCCCGATTCCGTGTCGTCGAAAACGGCGGATTTGGGCAATCCCCCCTACGGATGGTACAGGAATATTTTTAAATTTTGA